The genomic segment ACAGCGCGGGCGGATCGGGAGGCGACATCCTCGACGTCGTCACGGTCATCGAGGAGACGCACTACGCGGGAGCCTCCGGCGGAGTCGTCGCGTCGCTGTTCACCGGCGGCATCGCCCTGCCGCACATCGTGGCCGCGGGCGACGCCCGGCAGATCGACCGCTGGGTGCGCCCGACGCTGGCCGGGCGCACCATCGGAGCGCTCGCGATCACCGAGCCCGACGGCGGGTCGGACGTGGCGGCCCTGCGCACGACGGCCGTGCGCGACGGCGACCACTACGTCGTGAACGGTGCGAAGACATTCATCACGTCGGGCTGCCGCGCCGACTTCGTCACGACGGCCGTGCGCACCGGTGACGCCGGAGCGGGCGGTCTGTCGCTTCTCGTGATCGAGAAGGGCACGCCGGGGTTCACCGTGAGCCGCCCGCTGGAGAAGATGGGCTGGCACTGCTCCGACACCGCCGAGCTGTCGTTCACCGACGCCAGGGTGCCGGTCTCGCACCGGATCGGGCCGGAGAACAGTGCCTTCGCCCAGCTCGCCACGCACTTCGTCGCCGAGCGGCTCACGCTGGCCGTGCAGGCGTATGCGACGGCGGCGCGGGCCCTGGAGAAGACCGTCGAATGGTGCCGTGCGCGCCGGACCTTCGGCAGGCCGCTCATCTCCCGGCAGACGGTGCAGCACACGCTCGCCGAGATGGCGAGGAAGGTCGACGTCGCCCGGACGTACGTGCGGGACGTGGCCGTCCGGCACGCCGCGGGCGAGGACGTCCTGGCGCAGACGTGTTTCGCGAAGAACACCGCCGTCGAAGCCGGAACGTGGGTGGTCGACAAGGCCGTGCAACTCCACGGCGGACTCGGCTACCTTCGGGAGTCCGAAGTGGAACGCCACTACCGGGATCTGCGCATTCTCGGCATCGGGGGAGGCGCCTCCGAGATCATGACCCAACTGGCGGCCAAACGACTGGGGTACGCCTCATGACCATTCTGAAGTCCACTGTCGACGTGACGGCGCCCGACCAGGTCGCCAACCGCGAGGCGATGCTCGCCAAGCTCGCCGAGATCGGCGCCGAGCACGCCAAGGCCGTCGCGGGCGGCGGGCCGAAGTACGTCGACCGGCACCGCCGTCGCGGCAAACTCCTGGTGCGCGAGCGCATCGAACTGCTCCTCGACCCCGACGCACCGTTCCTGGAGCTCTCGCCGCTGGCGGGCTGGGGCAGCGACTACCCGGTGGGCGCGAGCGTCGTGACCGGCATCGGCGTCGTCGAGGGCGTCGAGTGTCTGATCGTCGGCAACGATCCCACGGTGCGCGGTGGCGCGAGCAACCCGTGGACGGTGCGCAAGATCTTCCGGGCGTGTGACATCGCGCTGGAGAACCGGCTCCCCGTGATCAACCTCGTCGAGTCCGGCGGCGCCGACCTGCCGAGCCAGAAGGAGATCTTCATCCCGGGTGGCCGGTTGTTCCGGGACCTCACCCGGCTGTCGGCGGCGGGGATCCCCACGATCGCGCTGGTCTTCGGCAACTCCACGGCCGGAGGGGCCTACGTGCCCGGCCTGTCCGACCACGTCGTGATGGTCGAGGAGCGGTCGAAGGTGTTCCTCGGCGGTCCGCCGCTGGTGAAGATGGCCACCGGGGAGGAGTCGGACGACGAGTCGCTCGGCGGCGCGGCCATGCACGCGCGCACCTCCGGGCTGGCCGACCACCTGGCCCGCGACGAACACGACGCGCTGCGCCTGGGTCGCGACATCGTGAAGCGCTTGAACTGGCGCAAGCGGGGTCCCTCGCCCGGCCCCGTCGTCCCGCCGCGCTACGACCCCGAGGACCTGCTGGGCATCGTCCCCGACGACCTCAAGCTGCCGTTCGACCCCCGGGACGTCCTCGCCCGCATCGTCGACGACTCCGACTTCGACGAGGTCAAACCCCTCTACGGAACGAGCCTGGTGACGGGATGGGCACGTATCCACGGCTATCCCGTCGGGGTGCTCGCCAACGCGCATGGCGTGCTGTTCAGCGAGGAGTCGCAGAAGGCGGCGCAGTTCATCCAGCTCGCCAACCAGACCGACACCCCGCTGGTGTTCCTGCACAACACCACGGGCTACATGGTGGGCAAGGACTACGAACAGGGCGGCATCATCAAGCACGGCGCGATGATGATCAACGCGGTGTCGAACAGCCGGGTGCCGCACCTGTCCGTCCTCATGGGAGCGTCCTACGGCGCCGGGCACTACGGCATGTGCGGGCGGGCGTACGATCCGCGATTCCTCTTCGCGTGGCCGAGCGCCAAGTCGGCGGTGATGGGGCCGCAGCAACTCGCCGGGGTGTTGTCGATCGTGGCGCGCAACGCGGCGCAGGCCCGCGGGCAGGCCTACGACGACGAGGCCGACGCGGCACTGCGTGCGGCGGTCGAGGCGCAGGTGGAGGCCGAGTCGCTGCCCCTGTTCCTGTCGGGGCGCCTCTACGACGACGGGGTGATCGATCCCCGGGACACGCGCACCGTGCTCGGGCTGTGCCTGTCGGCCGTGCACTCGCAGACCGTGGCCGGTGGTTCCTTCGACGGCACCGGCTTCGGTGTCTTCCGGATGTGAGGTCGTTTGTGATCACGAACCTGCTGGTCGCCAACCGCGGTGAGATCGCGCTGCGGATCTTCCGGACCTGCCGGGAACGCGGTGTGGGCACCGTCGCGGTGTACTCCGACGCCGACACGCACGCGTTGCACGCCGAGGCCGCCGACGCCGCGGTGCGGTTGCCGGGTGACACGCCCGCGGACACCTATCTGCGGGTGGATTCGGTGGTCGCGGCGGCGCTCGCCGCCGGTGCCGATGCGGTGCACCCGGGCTACGGTTTCCTGTCCGAGAGCGCGGAGTTCGCCCGCGCGGTGCTCGACGCGGGACTGACCTGGATCGGACCGTCGCCGGAGAGCATCGCGCTCATGGGCTCGAAAGTGGCGTCGAAACGTGTGGTGGCGCAGGCCGGAGTACCGGTGCTGGCCGAACTCGATCCGGACGAGCTCACCGACGACGCGCTGCCGGTGCTGGTGAAGGCGTCCGCTGGCGGTGGTGGACGCGGGATGCGCGTGGTCCACCGGCGGGCCGACCTCGCCGCCGCGGTGACGGCGGCCCGCGCCGAGGCCGCCTCCGCGTTCGGCGACGCGACCGTGTTCTGCGAACGCTACGTCGAGCGCGGCCGCCACATCGAGGTGCAGGTGCTGGCCGACACCCACGGCACCGTCTGGGCGGTGGGGGAGCGGGAGTGTTCGATCCAGCGCAGGCACCAGAAGGTGATCGAGGAAGCACCGTCCGGTGTGGACGAGAAACTGCGGCGCGCGTTGTTCGCCGCGGCGGAGTCCGTCTGCCGGGCGGTGGACTACGTCGGCGCGGGCACCGTGGAGTTCCTCGTCACCGACGACGGCGAGTTCTTCTTCCTGGAGATGAACACGCGGTTGCAGGTCGAACATCCGGTCACCGAGTGCGTCACCGGCCTCGACCTCGTCGCATGGCAGCTGCGGATCGCCGAGGGCGAGGCACTCCCGCCCGAACCGCCCGAGGCGCGCGGGCACGCGATCGAGGCGCGCCTCTACGCCGAGGACCCGCGTGCCGACTGGCGGCCGGGCAGCGGGACGCTGCACCGGTTCGCGGTGCGGGACGTGCGGGCGGAGTTCACGGTGCCCGACCGCCACGGCATCCGGCTCGACAGCGGTGTGGGCGACGGCACCACGGTCGGCGTGCACTACGACCCGATGCTGGCGAAGGTGATCGCGTGGGGTCCTGACCGGAGGGCGACGGCCCGCATGCTCGCCGGGGCGCTGGAGGCGGCGCGGCTGCACGGGCTCGTCACCAACCGCGACCTGCTCGTGGCCGTCCTGCGGCATCCCGCGTTCCTCGCCGGTGACACGCACACCGACTTCCTCGACCGCCATGCCGCCGAGGTGCTCGACGCGGGGGCGAGCGAGGACACCGTGCGGTTGTCGGTGCTGGCCGCCGCGCTCGCCGACGCGGCCCACAACCGAGCGCGGGCCCGTGTGCTCGCGTCCCTGCCGGCCGGGTGGCGCAACGTGCCGTCGGCTCCCCACACCAAGAGCTACCGGCACGGCGGGGTCGAGCACGTCGTCCGCTACACCGCCACCCGGTCGGGCTTCGTGCCGGAGGACCGCGCCGACGTCACCGTGGAGTCCGCGACGCCCGAGCGGGTGCTGTTGACCGTCGGTGGAGTGCGGCGGGCCTTCGACGTGTGTCGCTATCCGGACCTCGTGACGGTGGACTCTCCGCAAGGCTTCGTCGGCCTCACTCCCGTCCCGCGCTTCGGCGATCCGGCGGCCGAGCTCGCCGAGGGATCGTTGACCGCTCCCATGCCCGGCGCGGTGGCGCGCGTGGCCGTGGCGGTCGGCGACGAGGTCCGCGCCGGTCAACCGCTGTTGTGGTTGGAGGCGATGAAGATGGAGCACCGCGTCGCCGCCCCGGTCGACGGCGTGGTCACCGAGCTCGCCGTGGCCCCGGGAACGCAGGTCGAACAGGGCGCGGTCCTGGCCGTGGTCACTCCGAAGGCGAGCCCGGAACCGACCGACACCACCGACCCCGCCGACACAGCGAAGGAGCCAGCGTGACCTTCACCGAACCGTCCGAACGCCAGGAGCTGCGTGCGGCCGTGGCCGAGCTCGCGGCGAAGTACGGCCACGAGTACTACCTCGGCAAGGCCCGTGGCGGCGGTCACACGAGTGAACTGTGGGACGAGGCGGGCCGGCTCGGCTACCTCGGTGTCTCGGTTCCCGAGGCCTACGGGGGAGGGGGTGCGGGCATCGGCGAACTGGCCGCCGTGTGCGAGGAGTTCTGCGCGGCGGGCACCCCGATGCTGCTCATGGTGGTCTCTCCTGCGATCTGCGCCACGGTGATCGCGCGGTTCGGGACCGACGAGCAGAAGGCCCGCTGGCTGCCCGGGTTCGCGAGCGGACGGGTGCGGATGTCGTTCGCCATCACCGAACCCGACGCCGGATCGAACGCCCACCGCATCACCACCACGGCCCGCCGCGACGGCGGCGACTGGGTGTTGAGCGGGCGCAAGGTGTTCATCTCGGGCGTCGACGAGGCCGATGCGGTGCTCGTGGTGGGCCGGACGTCCGACGCCCGCACCGGCACGCTCAAGCCGGCGCTGTTCGTGGTGCCCACCGACAGTCCGGGCCTGGAGTACCGGGCCATCCCCATGGACCTGGTGTCGGCGGACAAGCAGTTCGAACTGCTCCTCGACGACGTACGCCTGCCCGGAGACGCACTCGTGGGGGAGGAGGACGCGGCGATCGCGCAGTTGTTCGCGGGCCTCAACCCCGAGCGCATCATGGGCGCCTCGTTCTCGGCCGGCATCGCGCGGTACGCGCTCGACAAGGCGGTGCGCTACGCCCGTGACCGCAGTGTCTTCGGTGCGCCGATCGGTTCGCACCAGGGACTCGCGCACCCGCTGGCGGAGGTGAAGATCGAGCTCGAACTGGCGAGACTCATGACCCAGAAGGCCGCGGCGATCTACGACTCGGGCGACGACGCCGCCGCGGGCGAGGCCGCGAACATGGCGAAGTACGCGGGAGCCGAGGTGGCGGTGCGTGCCGTCGACCAGGCCGTCCAGGTGCACGGCGGCAACGGATTGGCCTCCGAGTACGGTCTGGGCACGATGTTGGCCGCGGTGCGGGTGGGCCGGATCGCCCCGGTGAGCCGGGAGATGATCCTCAACTATGTGGCCCAGCACAGCCTCGGCCTGCCCAAGTCGTACTGACGAGAACCAGGAGTTGTCCGTTGACCGATCTGTCCGGGAAGACGATCATCATGTCCGGCGGCAGCCGCGGCATCGGCGAGGCGATCGCCGTGCGCGCGGCGCGTGACGGCGCGAACGTGACGCTGCTCGCCAAGACCGCCGAGCCGCACCCGAAGCTACCCGGGACGATCCACACGGCCGCCAAGGCGATCGAGGACGCGGGCGGGCACGCCCTGCCGATCGTGGGGGACATCCGCGACGACGAGACGGTGGAGCGCGCGGTCCAGCAGACCGTGGAGCAGTTCGGTGGTCTCGACATCGTGGTGAACAACGCGAGCGCGATCGACCTCACGCCGTCCGAGACCATCCCCATGAAGCGCTACGACCTGATGCAGGACATCAACGCCCGCGGATCGTTCCTGCTGTCGCGCACGGCGATCCCGCACCTGCGCCGTTCGGCCAACCCGCACATCCTCACGCTCTCGCCGCCGATCCGGCTGGAGGAGAAGTGGTTCACCGGCGGCCACCTCGCCTACAGCATCGCCAAGTACTCCATGAGCCTCGTGACCGTGGGGCTGGCCGCGGAGCTGAGGAACGACGGGGTGGCCGTGAACTCGTTGTGGCCGCGCACCACCATCGACACCGCGGCCATCCGCAACGTGGTCGGCGAGGCGCTCGTGAGCCGGTCGCGCACGCCGGAGATCATGGCCGACGCCGCGTACGCGGTCCTGACGAAGCCCAGCCGGGAGCGCACCGGGCAGTTCCTCATCGACGACGAGGTGCTCGCCGCCGAGGGAGTCACCGACCTCTCGCGGTACCGGCTCGCCGAACGCGAGGAGGACCTCCAGCTCGACTTCTGGGTCGATCCTGCCGATGGCGCGTGAACCCCGGCAGGAACGCAGCCGCACGACCCGGCGGAGGTTGATGGAGGCCGCCGTGGACTGCCTGGCCGAACTCGGCTGGACGGGCACCACGGTGGGGGTCGTCGCCGAGCGGGCCGGAGTGTCGCGCGGCGCGGCCCAACACCACTTCCCGACGCGGGAGGATCTGGTGGTGGCGACGGTGGAGTTCCTCGCCGAGGAGCAGATCGCCGAGCTGCGCGAGCGGGCCGGCACCCTTCCGCCGGGACGTCGCCGGGCGGAGCCGGTGGCGCGCCTGCTGCTCAACCTCTACACCGGGACGAAGTTCCGCG from the Saccharomonospora azurea NA-128 genome contains:
- a CDS encoding acyl-CoA dehydrogenase family protein, with protein sequence MSSADPFATPERRLLRRTVRDFVTAEVLPYLDEWEREGALPRTLHAKAAELGLLGVSFPDSAGGSGGDILDVVTVIEETHYAGASGGVVASLFTGGIALPHIVAAGDARQIDRWVRPTLAGRTIGALAITEPDGGSDVAALRTTAVRDGDHYVVNGAKTFITSGCRADFVTTAVRTGDAGAGGLSLLVIEKGTPGFTVSRPLEKMGWHCSDTAELSFTDARVPVSHRIGPENSAFAQLATHFVAERLTLAVQAYATAARALEKTVEWCRARRTFGRPLISRQTVQHTLAEMARKVDVARTYVRDVAVRHAAGEDVLAQTCFAKNTAVEAGTWVVDKAVQLHGGLGYLRESEVERHYRDLRILGIGGGASEIMTQLAAKRLGYAS
- a CDS encoding acyl-CoA carboxylase subunit beta, with protein sequence MTILKSTVDVTAPDQVANREAMLAKLAEIGAEHAKAVAGGGPKYVDRHRRRGKLLVRERIELLLDPDAPFLELSPLAGWGSDYPVGASVVTGIGVVEGVECLIVGNDPTVRGGASNPWTVRKIFRACDIALENRLPVINLVESGGADLPSQKEIFIPGGRLFRDLTRLSAAGIPTIALVFGNSTAGGAYVPGLSDHVVMVEERSKVFLGGPPLVKMATGEESDDESLGGAAMHARTSGLADHLARDEHDALRLGRDIVKRLNWRKRGPSPGPVVPPRYDPEDLLGIVPDDLKLPFDPRDVLARIVDDSDFDEVKPLYGTSLVTGWARIHGYPVGVLANAHGVLFSEESQKAAQFIQLANQTDTPLVFLHNTTGYMVGKDYEQGGIIKHGAMMINAVSNSRVPHLSVLMGASYGAGHYGMCGRAYDPRFLFAWPSAKSAVMGPQQLAGVLSIVARNAAQARGQAYDDEADAALRAAVEAQVEAESLPLFLSGRLYDDGVIDPRDTRTVLGLCLSAVHSQTVAGGSFDGTGFGVFRM
- a CDS encoding acetyl/propionyl/methylcrotonyl-CoA carboxylase subunit alpha — translated: MITNLLVANRGEIALRIFRTCRERGVGTVAVYSDADTHALHAEAADAAVRLPGDTPADTYLRVDSVVAAALAAGADAVHPGYGFLSESAEFARAVLDAGLTWIGPSPESIALMGSKVASKRVVAQAGVPVLAELDPDELTDDALPVLVKASAGGGGRGMRVVHRRADLAAAVTAARAEAASAFGDATVFCERYVERGRHIEVQVLADTHGTVWAVGERECSIQRRHQKVIEEAPSGVDEKLRRALFAAAESVCRAVDYVGAGTVEFLVTDDGEFFFLEMNTRLQVEHPVTECVTGLDLVAWQLRIAEGEALPPEPPEARGHAIEARLYAEDPRADWRPGSGTLHRFAVRDVRAEFTVPDRHGIRLDSGVGDGTTVGVHYDPMLAKVIAWGPDRRATARMLAGALEAARLHGLVTNRDLLVAVLRHPAFLAGDTHTDFLDRHAAEVLDAGASEDTVRLSVLAAALADAAHNRARARVLASLPAGWRNVPSAPHTKSYRHGGVEHVVRYTATRSGFVPEDRADVTVESATPERVLLTVGGVRRAFDVCRYPDLVTVDSPQGFVGLTPVPRFGDPAAELAEGSLTAPMPGAVARVAVAVGDEVRAGQPLLWLEAMKMEHRVAAPVDGVVTELAVAPGTQVEQGAVLAVVTPKASPEPTDTTDPADTAKEPA
- a CDS encoding acyl-CoA dehydrogenase family protein; this encodes MTFTEPSERQELRAAVAELAAKYGHEYYLGKARGGGHTSELWDEAGRLGYLGVSVPEAYGGGGAGIGELAAVCEEFCAAGTPMLLMVVSPAICATVIARFGTDEQKARWLPGFASGRVRMSFAITEPDAGSNAHRITTTARRDGGDWVLSGRKVFISGVDEADAVLVVGRTSDARTGTLKPALFVVPTDSPGLEYRAIPMDLVSADKQFELLLDDVRLPGDALVGEEDAAIAQLFAGLNPERIMGASFSAGIARYALDKAVRYARDRSVFGAPIGSHQGLAHPLAEVKIELELARLMTQKAAAIYDSGDDAAAGEAANMAKYAGAEVAVRAVDQAVQVHGGNGLASEYGLGTMLAAVRVGRIAPVSREMILNYVAQHSLGLPKSY
- a CDS encoding SDR family oxidoreductase; translation: MTDLSGKTIIMSGGSRGIGEAIAVRAARDGANVTLLAKTAEPHPKLPGTIHTAAKAIEDAGGHALPIVGDIRDDETVERAVQQTVEQFGGLDIVVNNASAIDLTPSETIPMKRYDLMQDINARGSFLLSRTAIPHLRRSANPHILTLSPPIRLEEKWFTGGHLAYSIAKYSMSLVTVGLAAELRNDGVAVNSLWPRTTIDTAAIRNVVGEALVSRSRTPEIMADAAYAVLTKPSRERTGQFLIDDEVLAAEGVTDLSRYRLAEREEDLQLDFWVDPADGA
- a CDS encoding TetR/AcrR family transcriptional regulator, with the protein product MAREPRQERSRTTRRRLMEAAVDCLAELGWTGTTVGVVAERAGVSRGAAQHHFPTREDLVVATVEFLAEEQIAELRERAGTLPPGRRRAEPVARLLLNLYTGTKFRAALHLWVAASTDDALRAVLGPLEAKVGREAHRVAVDLLDADESRPGVRETVQATLDLARGLGLADLLSDDSRRRQRLVRQWARMLEPIVGERSGTE